The proteins below come from a single Salvelinus fontinalis isolate EN_2023a chromosome 1, ASM2944872v1, whole genome shotgun sequence genomic window:
- the zfand4 gene encoding AN1-type zinc finger protein 4, with the protein MADRKEPPIYNDDSVGAFQYKLPFYETMELFIETLTGTCFELCVSPFETVISVKAKIQRLEGIPVAQQHLIWNNLELEDEYCLHDYSIAEGCTLKLVLAMRGGPINTRRVSVEDPLKDMAELMEGGREEGWEKSMPSNKQVTFLVYREGDQLNFFRVVDRGDGTLTPVSESFSGGSVYNMFSEEEDNDSEGLPLVQPTLENCITMNKMKLLKAKMEDMNINKKPKKSAKLEPLPPVGPRPCSSSLDPSGPRHHRLFRVLPEINQSHHSASHLPPIRDQGSTTPSPPAAASASTHLSSSGRALPYFSSSSCYMLQEEEPWESIPKSIRPPPKVSRLEIGSTRLMRDCVYPQLPVLSSRGQVGGATELPDPRREALGLGLLEEVVGLLEPTPPRALYGGDLLSDPLSLDISSQPEMDLGGLDGLGALGVGAELQLPSTPSLLSQAVGMNSLNNWAMAGSDRLAWKGERTPLLGNTLHHIPDSPSSSSSPSSRPRLPQPFEFSGSATSPLRPNLHSSSHPTTLLAPPPPASPSSPPQGSRLRGINVDSPGKWPEVISKSEARGITKLANQACMEPLGSLRNTELLASLSSSRSLGSSRGVLEPSLGLGLGLPAVGASGLGTLGSTALSLPANIQLLQEDRIRRAATSYMSTNSLGSAGGSSSIRRLGTPTYHLPPVKVPLSRKKKSSKHCFLCGKKTGLATSYECRCGSNFCATHRYAETHDCTYNYKSAGRRFLQETNPIVNAPKLPKI; encoded by the exons GTATCCCCGTTGCccagcaacacctgatctggaACAACTTGGAGCTGGAGGATGAATACTGTCTGCATGACTACAG TATTGCTGAGGGCTGTACACTGAAGCTGGTCCTGGCCATGAGAGGAGGACCCATCAACACCAGGAGAG tgtctGTGGAAGACCCATTGAAGGATATGGCAGAGctgatggagggaggcagggaggagggctGGGAGAAGAGTATGCCTAGCAACAAGCAGGTCACCTTCCTGGTGTACCGAGAGGGAGACCAGCTCAACTTCTTCCGGGTCGTCGACCGAGGGGACGGAACTCTGACCCCTGTCTCAGAATCATTCAG tggtGGCTCGGTGTACAACATgttctctgaggaggaggacaacgACAGTGAGGGCTTGCCTTTGGTCCAGCCAACCCTGGAAAACTGTATCACCATGAACAAGATGAAGCTGCTCAAAGCCAAGATGGAGGACATGAACATCAACAAGAAG ccTAAGAAGTCTGCCAAGTTGGAACCTCTTCCCCCCGTCGGTCCCCGGCCCTGCAGCAGCTCTCTGGACCCCTCTGGACCCAGACACCACCGCCTCTTCCGCGTCCTGCCCGAGATCAACCAATCCCATCATTCCGCCTCACACTTACCTCCAATCAGGGACCAGGGATCCACAACTCCCTCCCCTCCCGCTGCTGCCTCCGCCTCCACCCACCTGTCAAGTAGCGGCCGAGCTCTGCCCTATTTCTCTTCCTCGTCCTGTTACATGCTCCAAGAGGAGGAGCCATGGGAGTCCATCCCCAAGTCGATCAGACCCCCTCCCAAAGTATCCCGGTTGGAGATCGGCAGCACCAGGCTCATGAGGGACTGTGTGTACCCGCAGCTCCCCGTGCTCTCCAGCAGGGGTCAGGTTGGTGGGGCCACGGAGCTGCCTGACCCCAGAAGAGAGGCACTGGGCCTGGGGTTGCTGGAGGAGGTGGTGGGCCTGCTGGAGCCCACACCGCCTAGAGCTTTATACGGAGGAGACCTGCTCTCAGATCCCCTCAGCCTGGATATCTCTTCCCAGCCAGAGATGGATCTAGGTGGGTTGGATGGGCTAGGAGCCCTGGGGGTTGGAGCAGAGCTCCAGCTCCCTTccaccccctctcttctctcccaagCTGTGGGGATGAACTCTTTAAACAACTGGGCAATGGCTGGTTCTGATAGGCTAGcctggaaaggggagaggacacCTTTACTTGGCAACACCCTTCATCATATTCCCGACTCTccttcctcatcatcctccccCTCAAGTAGACCAAGACTACCACAACCCTTTGAGTTTTCCGGCTCAGCAACGTCACCCCTACGACCcaatctccactcctcctcccaccCCACCACTCTTCtcgcccctcctcctcctgctagcccctcctctcctcctcaaggCTCTCGTTTGCGAGGCATCAATGTGGACTCCCCAGGCAAGTGGCCGGAGGTGATCAGTAAAAGCGAGGCGCGTGGCATCACCAAGCTGGCCAACCAGGCCTGTATGGAGCCTCTCGGGTCCCTCCGCAACACAGAGCTCCTGGCCTCCTTGTCCTCCTCTAGGTCCCTAGGGAGCAGCAGGGGAGTCCTAGAACCGAGCCTGGGACTCGGGTTGGGGCTTCCCGCTGTTGGGGCCTCCGGGCTTGGCACGCTAGGCTCCACggctctctccctcccagccaaCATCCAGCTACTCCAGGAGGACCGGATACGAAGAGCAGCCACCTCCTACATG TCAACCAACAGCCTGGGATCAGCTGGAGGCTCCAGTTCAATAAGAAGACTAG GCACCCCGACATATCACCTGCCTCCAGTCAAGGTCCCGCTGAGCAGGAAGAAGAAGAGCTCTAAACACTGCTTCCTCTGTGGCAAGAAGACTGGTCTCGCCACCAGCTACGAGTGCAG GTGTGGTAGTAACTTCTGCGCCACCCACCGCTACGCAGAGACTCACGACTGCACGTACAACTACAAGAGTGCCGGACGCCGCTTCCTCCAGGAAACTAACCCCATCGTCAACGCTCCCAAGCTGCCCAAGATCTGA